From Deltaproteobacteria bacterium, a single genomic window includes:
- a CDS encoding LssY C-terminal domain-containing protein, with the protein MVNDLINNILPSVEHFRAGGYWIAFFAALLETTIGVGLLLPGSTIILFLGALSARGYLDVGDLIWFAVLGAILGDNINYYLGNKYGSKWLKKGFWFLKIQQIQKARHFMDTHGAKSIFLGRFIPSVKEIAPFIAGSVKMNKRTFMFWNVLGAIGWGFQWVLAGYIFAQSLNIAELWLSRGGLFLALLLILSGILYFFKWLLIKKGKQFFAITTSLWNSIKQAIQNNEHVVQWMQKHPNIVSFFRARLDTTTFFGLPLSILTLVFAYVLALFAGVVEDLITSDPIVAADIRIANLLIAFRTDALTNIFSWITLLGKSQVILGFIAVAAALLWLWRKNYYMLPLIIAVIGSEAFTHLGKLAFHRPRPEMAVYAEHSFSFPSGHATIAVAFYGFLSYLLIRFAPSWKRKVNLFFAAILIILAIGLSRICLGVHYLSDVWSGYLVGAMWLIIAIGFFEWLKHKNMKDRSISPIKAARLISFGLVLTAILFYVGFALNYHPSLAAVPLNKAVIVAKVLDVFAIEHMKYTETMVGEKQEPVNFIFLAKDDRHLIETLQQAGWIVTDKADISSFIKAVKAVILKTPYSSAPISPSFWNAKIQDLSFAKPINRNVLSNAHHVRIWRTKSLSKNGNHIYVGMANANDGIKWGVIPKLSPNIDAERELLYQDLNLSEKIKSYQKEQLVKPQIGTNFTGDQFFTDGKAYIISVQ; encoded by the coding sequence ATGGTAAATGACCTAATCAATAATATCCTTCCTTCCGTAGAGCACTTCCGTGCTGGCGGATATTGGATTGCATTTTTTGCCGCTTTGTTAGAGACAACAATTGGTGTTGGGTTACTTTTACCTGGATCGACAATCATCCTTTTCCTTGGTGCCCTTTCTGCTCGTGGCTACCTCGATGTAGGGGATCTAATCTGGTTTGCCGTGCTGGGTGCAATTCTCGGAGACAATATTAATTACTACCTTGGAAACAAATATGGCTCAAAATGGTTAAAGAAGGGTTTTTGGTTCCTCAAAATCCAACAAATTCAAAAAGCCAGACATTTCATGGATACCCATGGCGCAAAAAGCATTTTTCTTGGTCGGTTCATACCAAGTGTAAAAGAAATTGCACCTTTTATTGCCGGAAGCGTAAAAATGAACAAAAGAACATTTATGTTCTGGAACGTTCTCGGTGCAATCGGCTGGGGATTTCAATGGGTTCTTGCCGGCTACATTTTTGCGCAATCCCTTAATATTGCTGAATTGTGGTTGTCGCGGGGAGGTTTGTTTCTTGCGCTGCTCTTAATCCTTAGCGGTATCCTATATTTTTTCAAATGGCTTCTTATCAAGAAAGGAAAGCAATTTTTTGCCATTACCACCTCCCTTTGGAATTCCATCAAACAGGCAATACAAAATAATGAACATGTAGTTCAATGGATGCAAAAACATCCGAATATTGTCTCTTTTTTTCGGGCACGGCTGGATACGACAACATTCTTCGGGCTGCCTCTGTCCATACTTACGCTGGTGTTTGCCTATGTATTGGCTTTGTTCGCTGGAGTCGTAGAAGACCTGATAACATCTGATCCTATCGTTGCTGCAGACATCCGCATCGCAAACCTCCTTATTGCCTTTCGTACTGACGCCCTGACAAACATTTTTAGTTGGATAACCTTGCTTGGTAAAAGTCAGGTTATTTTAGGTTTCATTGCTGTGGCAGCTGCGCTCCTTTGGCTATGGCGCAAAAACTATTACATGCTCCCCCTTATTATTGCCGTGATCGGCAGTGAGGCTTTTACTCATTTGGGGAAGCTAGCTTTTCACCGCCCTCGTCCAGAAATGGCAGTTTATGCTGAACACTCTTTTTCCTTTCCAAGCGGGCATGCCACTATCGCAGTTGCGTTTTATGGGTTCCTATCCTATCTCCTCATTCGCTTTGCTCCAAGCTGGAAAAGGAAGGTGAATTTATTTTTCGCCGCAATTCTAATAATTTTGGCCATTGGCCTCAGCAGGATATGCCTTGGAGTCCATTATTTAAGCGATGTGTGGAGCGGTTATCTGGTCGGGGCAATGTGGCTGATTATTGCTATCGGCTTTTTCGAATGGCTCAAACATAAAAACATGAAGGATAGATCTATATCCCCAATTAAGGCAGCCCGCCTAATTTCATTTGGACTCGTCTTAACCGCCATCCTGTTCTATGTAGGCTTTGCATTAAACTACCATCCTTCACTCGCAGCTGTGCCATTAAATAAAGCAGTTATTGTAGCGAAAGTTTTAGATGTTTTCGCCATTGAACATATGAAATACACCGAGACGATGGTCGGTGAAAAACAGGAGCCTGTGAACTTTATTTTCCTTGCAAAGGATGACCGACATCTAATTGAAACATTACAGCAGGCAGGTTGGATTGTAACCGACAAGGCGGATATCTCGTCATTTATCAAGGCAGTTAAAGCAGTGATATTGAAAACCCCATACTCGTCTGCGCCAATTTCACCTTCTTTCTGGAATGCAAAAATACAGGATTTAAGTTTTGCAAAACCGATCAATCGGAATGTGTTAAGTAACGCACATCACGTTAGAATATGGCGTACAAAATCACTATCGAAAAACGGAAACCATATCTATGTTGGTATGGCGAATGCTAATGACGGTATCAAATGGGGTGTTATTCCAAAACTTTCTCCTAATATAGATGCTGAACGGGAGTTATTGTATCAAGACCTTAATCTGTCTGAAAAAATAAAAAGCTATCAGAAAGAGCAACTTGTTAAACCACAAATCGGGACAAATTTTACGGGAGATCAGTTCTTTACTGATGGGAAGGCTTATATCATTTCAGTACAATAA
- a CDS encoding tripartite tricarboxylate transporter permease, with protein MEVLDKLLFGFTVALSPVNFLYCLIGVFIGTIVGVLPGLGVMNAVAILIPMTFGMNPTTAMIMLAGIYYGAMYGGSTSSILINTPGEAPAIMTTLDGYQMALQGRAGPALGIAAFGSFIAGTFATIMLMILAKPLVKVALSFGPTEYFSILVLALCTLGSLMGESVIKGLLMAAFGIFLGTVGIDPVSGAERFTFGIPELMDGIGFLPVAIGLFAIAEVLITAEMEMMRPVVEKVKGLLPSFKDWMASKGAIARGTIIGFLIGCMPGGGATLASVVSYLVEKKVSKHPEQFGKGAIEGVAGPETANNAASGGAMVPLLTLGIPSTGVSAILLGALMLYGVRPGPLLFEKNPDLVWGLIASFYVGNFLLLIINLPLIGVWVQLLKVPFEKLLAFILVIAITGTYATNNSATEVYITVIFGVIGYLMKQVELPAAPIIMGIILGPLIETHFRRALIISNGNYATFFTHPVSAVFLCAAIVSILYPLIRWAVRRNRK; from the coding sequence TTGGAAGTTTTGGACAAGCTTTTATTCGGATTCACCGTGGCCCTCTCGCCGGTTAATTTCTTGTACTGTTTGATCGGCGTTTTCATCGGCACCATCGTAGGTGTCCTCCCGGGTTTAGGGGTTATGAACGCCGTGGCTATCCTCATTCCCATGACCTTCGGGATGAACCCCACCACCGCCATGATCATGCTGGCCGGAATCTATTACGGGGCCATGTACGGCGGTTCAACCTCTTCTATTCTGATCAACACCCCCGGGGAAGCCCCCGCCATCATGACTACGCTGGATGGGTACCAGATGGCCCTCCAGGGAAGGGCCGGGCCCGCGCTGGGCATTGCCGCTTTCGGTTCCTTCATCGCTGGAACTTTTGCCACGATCATGCTCATGATTCTGGCCAAGCCCCTGGTCAAAGTGGCGCTAAGTTTTGGCCCTACCGAATACTTTTCCATACTCGTCCTGGCCCTCTGCACGCTCGGTAGCCTGATGGGCGAATCGGTTATCAAAGGGTTATTGATGGCTGCCTTTGGAATCTTCCTGGGCACCGTTGGCATTGACCCTGTGTCAGGGGCGGAACGATTTACTTTTGGGATTCCCGAACTCATGGACGGGATCGGCTTCCTGCCGGTAGCTATTGGTCTCTTCGCCATTGCGGAAGTGTTGATTACTGCTGAGATGGAGATGATGAGGCCGGTGGTAGAAAAGGTGAAAGGGCTGCTCCCTTCATTCAAAGACTGGATGGCCAGTAAAGGGGCCATTGCCCGGGGTACGATCATCGGGTTTTTAATCGGCTGTATGCCCGGAGGGGGGGCCACCCTGGCTTCAGTCGTTTCCTACCTGGTGGAAAAGAAAGTTTCCAAGCATCCGGAACAGTTCGGGAAGGGGGCTATCGAAGGAGTGGCTGGCCCGGAGACAGCCAACAATGCCGCCAGTGGCGGCGCCATGGTTCCCCTGCTGACCCTGGGAATTCCCAGCACAGGGGTTTCCGCTATACTTTTGGGAGCCCTGATGCTCTATGGCGTGCGACCCGGCCCGCTCCTTTTTGAAAAAAACCCGGATCTGGTCTGGGGGCTCATCGCCAGCTTCTATGTCGGGAATTTTCTGCTCTTGATCATCAATCTTCCCCTGATTGGTGTCTGGGTTCAGTTGTTGAAAGTCCCCTTCGAGAAACTTCTGGCTTTCATCCTGGTCATCGCCATCACCGGAACTTATGCCACCAACAACAGCGCCACTGAAGTTTACATTACGGTCATCTTTGGAGTCATCGGCTATCTTATGAAGCAGGTTGAACTGCCGGCGGCCCCGATAATCATGGGCATTATCCTCGGCCCGCTGATCGAAACCCATTTCCGTAGAGCCCTGATCATTTCTAATGGGAACTACGCGACCTTCTTCACCCATCCGGTTTCCGCGGTCTTCCTCTGTGCAGCTATCGTTTCCATCCTTTATCCCCTCATCCGCTGGGCGGTTAGGAGAAATCGGAAGTAA
- a CDS encoding phosphatase PAP2 family protein produces MLRLYLSKQLLTPGERLRNNSLRIIALLCGMIAFFAAGMSVHAGDSIESAGDVLFFLLPATAAGLTLGLRDGRGAVQFGESAALTLGVTYGLKYAVDEKRPNGGSQSFPSTHASISFSSAEFIRKRYGWEYGVPAYLAATFVAYSRVESRDHYAHDVIAGAVIGIVSSYVFTTPFLGLQIQPDTDGRYWGIRLSRNW; encoded by the coding sequence ATGTTAAGGTTATATCTTTCCAAACAATTATTAACACCGGGGGAAAGGTTGCGAAATAACTCTCTCAGAATAATAGCCTTGCTTTGCGGCATGATCGCGTTCTTCGCTGCTGGCATGTCCGTTCATGCGGGCGATAGCATTGAGTCGGCCGGGGACGTGTTATTCTTTCTCTTACCTGCAACCGCAGCGGGGCTGACACTTGGCCTTCGAGATGGTAGAGGTGCGGTGCAGTTTGGAGAGTCAGCGGCACTCACGCTGGGTGTCACGTATGGGCTGAAATATGCCGTAGATGAAAAGCGGCCCAACGGCGGCAGCCAATCCTTCCCTTCCACGCACGCTTCAATTTCCTTCTCCTCTGCTGAATTCATTCGAAAACGTTACGGCTGGGAGTATGGCGTGCCCGCTTATCTTGCCGCAACGTTTGTCGCCTACAGTCGGGTCGAGAGCAGAGACCATTACGCCCACGATGTAATTGCTGGAGCCGTAATAGGGATTGTATCGAGCTATGTATTTACCACGCCGTTCTTAGGGTTACAGATACAGCCGGACACAGACGGCAGGTATTGGGGCATAAGGCTGTCGCGCAATTGGTAG
- a CDS encoding 4Fe-4S dicluster domain-containing protein codes for MQIDKEKCTGCEACHPYCTVGAIHSVKKRGGEDLISIIDQDECVECGVCHRANICPTDAIYPVELKWPRSVRGVFSDPLTVHKDTGIAGRGTEEMKTNDVTGRIRRGHAGVAIELGRPGVGTRFKDVDIMAQAVAKAGAAFEPKNPVTFLMVDKATGKIREDILNEKALSAIIECGIEMDKLENLLSVIKATAPKLDTVFSLDLICKVGEKGEIETLPIAQKAGFTPRPNTKNNIGFGRPLAKEE; via the coding sequence ATGCAGATTGATAAGGAGAAGTGTACCGGATGTGAGGCCTGTCATCCGTACTGCACAGTTGGGGCCATTCATTCGGTGAAAAAAAGGGGGGGAGAAGACCTCATCAGCATCATTGATCAGGATGAATGCGTGGAATGTGGCGTGTGCCATCGGGCCAATATCTGCCCAACCGACGCGATCTACCCGGTTGAGCTCAAATGGCCTCGATCGGTGCGGGGGGTGTTCAGTGACCCATTGACGGTGCACAAAGATACTGGAATTGCCGGCCGCGGAACCGAGGAGATGAAGACCAATGATGTTACCGGGAGGATCCGCAGGGGACATGCTGGGGTAGCTATCGAATTGGGAAGACCGGGCGTCGGAACCCGTTTTAAGGATGTGGACATCATGGCCCAGGCGGTGGCCAAGGCCGGAGCCGCCTTCGAACCGAAAAATCCCGTAACTTTCTTGATGGTGGATAAAGCCACGGGCAAGATCCGGGAGGATATTCTCAACGAAAAGGCCCTTTCGGCGATTATCGAATGCGGCATAGAGATGGATAAATTGGAAAATTTGCTCTCCGTTATCAAAGCCACGGCTCCCAAGCTGGATACGGTCTTTTCTTTAGACCTTATCTGTAAAGTAGGGGAGAAAGGGGAAATAGAGACTCTGCCCATTGCTCAGAAGGCAGGTTTTACTCCCCGTCCCAATACCAAGAACAATATCGGTTTTGGCCGCCCTTTAGCGAAGGAGGAATAG
- the hisA gene encoding 1-(5-phosphoribosyl)-5-[(5-phosphoribosylamino)methylideneamino]imidazole-4-carboxamide isomerase: protein MLIIPAIDIRGGKCVRLFQGDYGRETVYGEDPVAMADRWIGEGAKFLHLVDLDGARQGIPQNWKTIEAIVRKSSVPVQVGGGIRELVTVKSYLSLGIYRVILGTAAFVNPHFLRDACLQWPGHVAVDIAAKEGRAVISGWVQETDMAAVDLARRCEGLGASVIIYTDILRDGTQKGVNLQATREVARALKIPLIASGGIATIADIEALLPLEKEGVGAVIVGRALYTGTVKLPEAIARAGGGGG from the coding sequence ATGCTGATCATTCCGGCGATTGACATTCGGGGGGGAAAATGCGTGCGGCTCTTCCAGGGTGATTATGGGAGAGAGACTGTGTATGGGGAAGATCCTGTGGCCATGGCTGATAGGTGGATCGGGGAGGGGGCTAAATTCCTCCACCTGGTTGACCTGGATGGCGCCCGGCAAGGCATTCCTCAAAACTGGAAAACGATCGAGGCGATCGTGAGGAAATCCTCCGTCCCGGTACAAGTGGGCGGGGGAATCAGGGAGCTCGTCACCGTTAAAAGTTATCTCTCTCTCGGAATCTACCGCGTGATTTTGGGCACAGCCGCCTTTGTTAACCCACATTTCCTACGTGATGCCTGTCTCCAGTGGCCGGGGCATGTGGCTGTGGACATTGCCGCCAAAGAGGGCCGGGCGGTAATTTCCGGATGGGTGCAAGAGACCGATATGGCGGCTGTGGACCTGGCCAGAAGGTGTGAAGGCCTGGGAGCATCCGTGATCATCTACACCGATATCCTTCGGGATGGAACTCAAAAGGGTGTAAATCTCCAAGCAACGCGCGAGGTAGCCCGGGCCTTGAAAATCCCCCTCATCGCCTCAGGGGGTATTGCCACGATCGCCGACATTGAAGCCCTGCTGCCCTTAGAGAAGGAAGGGGTTGGCGCCGTGATCGTGGGAAGGGCGCTCTATACCGGCACCGTAAAACTTCCTGAGGCCATCGCCCGAGCAGGCGGAGGAGGAGGTTGA
- the hisF gene encoding imidazole glycerol phosphate synthase subunit HisF, which yields MLAKRIIPCLDVKDGRVVKGTNFIHLRDAGDPVANAQVYDEQGADELIFLDITASSERRKIILEVVRRTAEEVFMPLTVGGGIRSLEDIRELLRAGADKVSINTAAVQDPTLVREASEKFGSQCIVVAIDAKRVQAEDRLWAKADELARKDNGDELDEISINLSWEVYIHGGRTPTGANALQWAKKVEQNGAGEILLTSMDRDGTNIGYDIPLNRVFSDSLSIPVIASGGAGTLEHLRDALVYGKADAVLAASIFHYRKHTVKEAKEYLKRSSLPVRIG from the coding sequence GTGCTGGCCAAACGAATTATTCCCTGCCTGGACGTAAAGGATGGCCGGGTCGTGAAAGGCACCAACTTTATCCACCTGCGGGATGCTGGCGATCCGGTGGCCAACGCCCAGGTTTACGATGAACAGGGTGCGGACGAACTTATTTTTTTAGACATTACAGCCTCCTCCGAACGCCGCAAGATTATCCTCGAGGTAGTCCGCCGGACCGCCGAAGAGGTTTTCATGCCGTTGACCGTTGGAGGGGGAATAAGGAGTCTGGAAGATATCCGGGAGTTGCTGCGGGCAGGGGCGGACAAGGTTTCCATCAACACGGCTGCCGTGCAGGATCCCACCCTTGTTCGGGAAGCTTCCGAGAAGTTCGGAAGTCAGTGTATTGTGGTGGCCATCGACGCCAAAAGGGTCCAGGCCGAAGATCGTTTATGGGCCAAGGCGGATGAATTAGCTAGAAAAGATAACGGCGATGAGCTGGATGAGATCAGCATAAATCTTTCTTGGGAAGTTTACATTCATGGGGGCCGGACTCCTACGGGGGCCAACGCTCTGCAATGGGCTAAAAAGGTAGAACAGAACGGAGCGGGTGAAATCTTACTTACGAGTATGGACCGAGATGGGACCAATATAGGGTACGACATTCCGCTGAATCGGGTATTTTCCGATTCCTTAAGCATCCCGGTCATTGCTTCGGGAGGGGCGGGAACACTTGAACACCTTCGCGATGCCCTGGTGTATGGAAAAGCGGATGCCGTTCTTGCGGCATCTATTTTCCATTACCGGAAACATACCGTTAAGGAAGCAAAAGAATACCTGAAGAGGAGTAGTCTTCCAGTCAGGATAGGTTAA
- a CDS encoding tripartite tricarboxylate transporter TctB family protein, translated as MNKRDFYTGLVFLLFTGAIFVLILRSPTFGDSSGPGPFFFPAIVALLLAGLSLILLIKGARPSEGGSAAVQRKRMLGRIIWIVAWSAIYGATIEPLGYLLSTGVVTFALLAYFNRGWIFNVVFSVVTPVSIYILFDTLLKAPLPKGILGP; from the coding sequence ATGAACAAAAGAGATTTTTACACCGGGCTTGTGTTCCTTCTTTTCACCGGAGCGATCTTCGTTTTAATCCTCAGGAGCCCTACCTTTGGGGATTCCTCCGGACCTGGCCCTTTCTTTTTCCCCGCCATTGTCGCCTTACTCCTTGCAGGTTTATCCCTAATCCTCTTGATCAAGGGGGCTCGACCATCGGAAGGCGGCAGCGCAGCAGTCCAGAGAAAGCGGATGTTAGGCCGGATTATCTGGATTGTTGCCTGGAGTGCTATTTACGGGGCTACCATCGAACCTTTGGGGTATCTTCTGTCTACGGGCGTGGTCACCTTTGCTCTGTTAGCCTACTTCAACCGGGGATGGATTTTCAACGTCGTCTTTTCCGTTGTCACCCCCGTCTCCATCTATATTCTTTTCGATACCCTGCTCAAGGCCCCTCTGCCCAAAGGGATCCTGGGGCCTTAA
- a CDS encoding tripartite tricarboxylate transporter substrate binding protein, with protein MKKLILVVCLGLIALGGSVELALAQGKYPTRAIDIIVPYAPGGGTDIMYRNIEKIINQDKLVPQPINIVNKPGGAGSIGKAFCLSKPADGYTFTCFDIGTVAHQIDGKAKWDFRKDFTYIARLVSDINLIIVRTDSPINSAKDLVEAIKKKGPKSISLGGTATLGPDHFGNIELNRATKLQFNYVPFNSGGEVVTNLLGGHIDAAWANPNECIGQLEAKQVKIVGVCTEKRSPMFPNHPTMLEQGYNVISTQTRSFVAKGGTSPEVVDYWVQVLDKMRKTPEWKKFLADTLLEDGWLAKGDFFKDAENDYNIIKSIMDELGMSKK; from the coding sequence ATGAAAAAGTTAATCCTGGTGGTGTGTTTAGGGCTTATCGCTTTGGGGGGTTCGGTGGAGCTTGCTTTAGCTCAGGGGAAATATCCCACCCGGGCTATTGACATCATCGTTCCCTATGCTCCCGGGGGCGGAACGGACATTATGTACCGTAACATCGAGAAGATTATCAACCAGGATAAGCTGGTTCCTCAGCCCATCAACATCGTGAACAAGCCGGGCGGTGCTGGGTCCATCGGCAAAGCTTTCTGCCTTTCCAAGCCAGCAGATGGCTATACCTTCACTTGCTTCGATATTGGAACCGTCGCCCATCAGATTGATGGGAAGGCCAAGTGGGACTTTCGGAAAGATTTTACCTACATCGCTCGTCTGGTCAGTGACATTAACCTGATCATTGTGCGTACCGATTCCCCCATCAATAGTGCCAAAGACCTGGTAGAAGCGATCAAGAAAAAAGGCCCCAAGTCCATCTCCCTGGGAGGGACCGCCACCTTAGGGCCGGACCATTTTGGCAACATCGAACTGAACCGGGCCACCAAGCTGCAGTTCAACTACGTACCCTTCAATAGCGGAGGAGAAGTTGTGACCAATCTTCTGGGTGGACATATCGATGCTGCCTGGGCCAACCCCAATGAATGCATCGGCCAGCTGGAAGCTAAACAGGTCAAGATCGTAGGGGTATGCACCGAGAAACGGTCTCCCATGTTTCCCAATCACCCCACCATGCTGGAACAGGGCTATAATGTGATCAGCACTCAGACGCGCTCATTTGTCGCTAAGGGAGGAACCTCTCCTGAGGTGGTGGATTACTGGGTCCAGGTCCTGGACAAGATGAGGAAAACTCCGGAATGGAAGAAATTTCTGGCGGACACCCTGTTGGAAGATGGCTGGCTCGCCAAAGGAGATTTCTTTAAAGACGCCGAAAATGACTACAATATCATTAAGTCGATCATGGATGAGCTGGGCATGTCGAAAAAATAA
- a CDS encoding mannose-1-phosphate guanylyltransferase: MGTKAPVYVAIMAGGGGTRFWPWSREKRPKQILPILSDRPMIWETVERVRPFAPAEKIFIVTASFQAKELHRQVPQIPPSNILIEPQGKNTAPCLCLAALYIQQRNPEAIMAVLPADHFIPDRKLFLQTLKGAAEFAAKQNFLVTLGIQPTEPETGYGYIQRGEILGQAAGLQVFRAKAFREKPSRARALRYLHRGDYLWNSGMFVWKVGVFLEALERFLPSLYREMLRFKASLGTPRANLVLKNIYERIQPVSVDYGIMEKAPNVALMQAKFLWNDVGSWAALTQIWPKDEAGNVLPGGKQVTRGKVLVIDSSGCLVRAEEKLIATIGLKDMIVVESGNAFLVCPRERSQDVRRVLQELNDKGWKEYL, from the coding sequence ATGGGGACGAAAGCGCCAGTCTATGTAGCTATCATGGCCGGGGGGGGTGGTACGCGTTTCTGGCCTTGGAGTCGGGAAAAAAGGCCCAAACAGATTCTGCCCATCCTTTCCGACCGGCCGATGATCTGGGAAACGGTGGAACGAGTTCGCCCTTTTGCTCCTGCAGAAAAGATATTTATCGTCACCGCCAGCTTCCAAGCCAAGGAATTGCACCGGCAGGTTCCGCAAATTCCACCAAGCAACATTTTAATAGAGCCCCAAGGAAAGAACACGGCCCCGTGTCTTTGCCTGGCAGCTCTGTATATTCAACAACGGAACCCGGAAGCCATCATGGCCGTCCTACCGGCCGACCATTTTATCCCTGATCGGAAGTTATTTTTGCAGACCTTGAAAGGGGCGGCGGAGTTTGCCGCCAAACAGAATTTTTTGGTGACTCTGGGAATACAACCCACGGAACCGGAAACAGGGTATGGATACATTCAAAGAGGGGAAATACTCGGCCAGGCAGCCGGATTGCAGGTTTTTCGAGCCAAGGCCTTCCGCGAAAAACCTTCACGGGCCAGAGCCCTGCGTTACTTGCATCGAGGAGACTATCTCTGGAATAGCGGAATGTTCGTCTGGAAGGTGGGAGTATTCTTAGAAGCCTTGGAGAGGTTTCTTCCTTCCCTTTATAGGGAGATGTTGAGGTTTAAGGCCTCCTTGGGAACTCCCCGCGCCAACCTGGTTTTAAAAAATATCTACGAACGGATCCAGCCCGTTTCGGTGGATTACGGGATCATGGAGAAAGCCCCCAATGTGGCCTTAATGCAGGCAAAGTTTCTCTGGAATGACGTAGGAAGCTGGGCGGCTTTAACCCAGATTTGGCCCAAAGACGAAGCCGGGAATGTTTTACCGGGTGGGAAGCAGGTTACCCGGGGAAAAGTGCTGGTGATCGATAGCTCGGGCTGCCTGGTCCGCGCCGAGGAGAAACTTATCGCTACCATCGGCCTGAAAGACATGATCGTGGTGGAGTCTGGAAACGCTTTTCTCGTCTGCCCCAGAGAAAGATCCCAGGACGTCCGGCGAGTTTTACAGGAACTGAACGATAAAGGTTGGAAAGAGTATTTGTAA